Proteins encoded together in one Penicillium digitatum chromosome 1, complete sequence window:
- a CDS encoding Glutaminyl cyclase, putative, producing MSPAYRMPPGIVVLWLGLLVMLLACVEAYEEISDRTLTELLRPNNDFDIHNGALLSPILRTRVPGTPGSTAVLNHFADFFRTTLPKWTIEVQNSTAKTPLSKGKEVPFRNFIATRDPPWASVGDVGRLTLVAHYDSKIEPKGFIGGIDSAAPCAMIMHAMRSIDAALEKKWSALQEQGLHIYLEEERGLQVIFLDGEEAFKDWTATDSLYGARALATHWDDQVYPAMSEFRSPLSSISLFVLLDLLGSKSPTIQSYYETTHWAYQSLGALEKRFKTLKQFKSASADPWFVDTEKDGHKLTATGGIQDDHIPFLAKGVEILHLIDFAPFKGFPSVWHTIDDDGENLDLNTVEDWSMLVTAFVAEWMELEGYFGHPSAPSPRNDNESAKLEALRTDRKTDFS from the exons ATGTCTCCGGCTTATCGTATGCCACCTGGCATTGTGGTACTTTGGCTAGGCCTCCTCGTAATGCTTCTAGCATGTGTAGAGGCATACGAGGAAATATCAGATAGGACGTTAACCGAACTTTTACGGCCCAATAATGACTTTGATATTCACAACGGCGCTCTGTTGTCACCCATACTAAGGACCCGCGTTCCTGGTACACCCGGCTCCACTGCAGTGCTCAATCACTTCGCCGACTTTTTTCGGACCACATTGCCCAAATGGACCATTGAGGTTCAAAACTCTACAGCCAAAACACCACTCTCGAAGGGGAAGGAGGTACCTTTCCGAAACTTCATCGCTACTCGCGATCCTCCATGGGCTTCGGTTGGGGACGTTGGCCGGCTCACTCTTGTCGCCCATTATGACAGCAAGATCGAACCGAAAGGCTTTATCGGTGGAATCGACAGTGCTGCACCATGTGCGATGATTATGCATGCCATGCGCAGTATTGACGCCGCCTTGGAGAAGAAATGGTCCGCATTGCAGGAGCAGGGACTGCACATCTACCTCGAAGAGGAGCGGGGTCTCCAGGTTATCTTCTTGGACGGTGAAGAAGCATTCAAAGATTGGACTGCCACTGATTCTCTCTATGGAGCTCGTGCCCTGGCTACACATTGGGATGACCAAGTCTATCCCGCAATGTCGGAGTTCAGGAGTCCCTTGTCGTCGATATCTCTTTTTGTCCTCTTGGATCTGCTCGGCTCGAAATCGCCTACGATCCAGTCTTACTATGAGACAACCCACTGGGCTTATCAAAGCTTGGGCGCCCTAGAAAAACGGTTCAAGACATTGAAGCAGTTCAAGTCCGCATCTGCTGATCCATGGTTCGTCGATACCGAGAAGGATGGACACAAGCTCACAGCAACGGGTGGCATACAGGATGACCATATTCCTTTCCTAGCAAAGGGGGTAGAGATCCTACATCTCATTGACTTCGCACCTTTCAAGGGATTCCCTTCTGTTTGGCATACAATCGACGATGACGGTGAAAATTTAGATTTGAATACTGTCGAGGACTGGAGTATGCTAGTTACAGCTTTCGTTGCTGAGTGGATGGAGTTGGAAGGATACTTTGGTCATCCATCGGCCCCCAGTCCACGCAATGACAACGAATCTGCCAAGTTGGAAGCGCTTCGCACAGACAGGAAGACTGACTT TTCCTAA